A stretch of DNA from Thermotoga sp.:
ATTCTATCACCCTCTGGACCACCTCTTCCACGGATTCTTTCACGATGTATTTTCTACCGTTCAGGAGCGTGATCGTCGTGTCGGGCAGTGCTTCAACGGTCTCTATGAGGTCAGCGTTCAGAAAGAACCACCTGCCATCGATTCTTGTGAGTCTGATCATCTCTCATCATCTCTTGATGTTCACAAGT
This window harbors:
- a CDS encoding flagellar FlbD family protein; the encoded protein is MIRLTRIDGRWFFLNADLIETVEALPDTTITLLNGRKYIVKESVEEVVQRVIEYKRKIFNWWREQGR